A single Drosophila miranda strain MSH22 chromosome XR, D.miranda_PacBio2.1, whole genome shotgun sequence DNA region contains:
- the LOC108153230 gene encoding N-alpha-acetyltransferase 60 isoform X2: MAQFTLYNKHNAPPSNDITRVDCDHVPLCSANDVQLRFLVPDDLTEVRQLCQEWFPIDYPLSWYEDITSSTRFFALAAVYNLAIIGLIVAEIKPYRNVNKEDKGILPDSMGRTADVGYILSLGVHRSHRRNGIGSLLLDALMNHLTTVERHSVKAIFLHTLTTNQPAIFFYEKRRFTLHSFLPYYYNIRGKGKDGFTYVNYINGGHPPWTLLDHIKHYATKVRHTSTLCVWMASRVQQVVRWFYHKLLMRFNFIE; the protein is encoded by the exons ATGGCACAATTTACACT CTACAACAAACATAATGCGCCGCCCAGCAACGACATTACACGCGTCGACTGCGATCATGTGCCCCTGTGCTCCGCCAACGACGTACAGCTAAGATTCCTGGTGCCCGATGACCTGACTGAG GTGCGGCAACTGTGCCAAGAATGGTTTCCAATCGACTATCCACTCTCATGGTATGAGGATATTACCTCAAGCACGCGCTTCTTTGCGCTGGCAGCTGTATATAATCTGGCCATAATTGGTTTAATTGTTGCCGAAATCAAACCGTATCGAAATGTCAATAAGGAG GACAAGGGCATATTGCCCGACTCGATGGGTCGGACCGCGGACGTGGGCTACATTTTGTCCCTGGGCGTGCATCGGTCGCATCGACGCAATGGGATTGgctcgctgctgctggatgcCCTAATGAACCACCTGACGACGGTCGAACGGCACTCGGTGAAGGCAATCTTCCTGCACACGCTGACCACTAACCAACCTGCCATATTTTTCTATGAAAAGCGAAG ATTCACGCTACACTCGTTCCTGCCCTACTACTACAACATACGGGGCAAGGGCAAGGACGGCTTCACCTACGTGAACTACATAAACGGAGGCCATCCACCTTGGACACTACT AGATCACATCAAGCACTACGCCACCAAGGTGCGTCACACCAGCACCCTCTGTGTGTGGATGGCTTCCCGTGTGCAGCAGGTGGTGCGTTGGTTCTACCACAAGCTGCTGATGCGATTTAACTTCATTGAATGA
- the LOC108153230 gene encoding N-alpha-acetyltransferase 60 isoform X1, with protein sequence MAQFTLYNKHNAPPSNDITRVDCDHVPLCSANDVQLRFLVPDDLTEVRQLCQEWFPIDYPLSWYEDITSSTRFFALAAVYNLAIIGLIVAEIKPYRNVNKEVIANMSDSDELYTRLSGFPMQDKGILPDSMGRTADVGYILSLGVHRSHRRNGIGSLLLDALMNHLTTVERHSVKAIFLHTLTTNQPAIFFYEKRRFTLHSFLPYYYNIRGKGKDGFTYVNYINGGHPPWTLLDHIKHYATKVRHTSTLCVWMASRVQQVVRWFYHKLLMRFNFIE encoded by the exons ATGGCACAATTTACACT CTACAACAAACATAATGCGCCGCCCAGCAACGACATTACACGCGTCGACTGCGATCATGTGCCCCTGTGCTCCGCCAACGACGTACAGCTAAGATTCCTGGTGCCCGATGACCTGACTGAG GTGCGGCAACTGTGCCAAGAATGGTTTCCAATCGACTATCCACTCTCATGGTATGAGGATATTACCTCAAGCACGCGCTTCTTTGCGCTGGCAGCTGTATATAATCTGGCCATAATTGGTTTAATTGTTGCCGAAATCAAACCGTATCGAAATGTCAATAAGGAGGTAATAGCCAATATGAGTGATAGTGATGAATTGTACACCAGGCTGAGCGGTTTTCCAATGCAGGACAAGGGCATATTGCCCGACTCGATGGGTCGGACCGCGGACGTGGGCTACATTTTGTCCCTGGGCGTGCATCGGTCGCATCGACGCAATGGGATTGgctcgctgctgctggatgcCCTAATGAACCACCTGACGACGGTCGAACGGCACTCGGTGAAGGCAATCTTCCTGCACACGCTGACCACTAACCAACCTGCCATATTTTTCTATGAAAAGCGAAG ATTCACGCTACACTCGTTCCTGCCCTACTACTACAACATACGGGGCAAGGGCAAGGACGGCTTCACCTACGTGAACTACATAAACGGAGGCCATCCACCTTGGACACTACT AGATCACATCAAGCACTACGCCACCAAGGTGCGTCACACCAGCACCCTCTGTGTGTGGATGGCTTCCCGTGTGCAGCAGGTGGTGCGTTGGTTCTACCACAAGCTGCTGATGCGATTTAACTTCATTGAATGA